The proteins below are encoded in one region of Bacteroides uniformis:
- a CDS encoding SusC/RagA family TonB-linked outer membrane protein: MKYFKRNGFVALVSMLSLAAYAEDILPLSVAGSETKEFIQASGYGIDTSNMIQQERIIQGTVLEEGTNEPLIGVNVVVKGTTIGTTTDIDGKYSIKIPSDKAVLVFSYIGQKTEEYSVKGLSLLNVVMKSDATMLSEVVVYTGYMTQKKADLTGSVAMASASDLKKNASANAMKSLQGKMAGVHITTNGGNPAEGATVQIRGLSSLSGGVKPLIVLDGMPTENLNLRDINAGDIESIQVLKDAASASIYGARASGGVILIQTKKGQAGKTSIEYNGSVSINTVLNKPALMNAEQYGRAAFQAQAYDERVYGTSISLPSAYDYTWHRGDNGMAVLDGVKVAEFLNADQTVRGSDTDWMGEVFQTAVSHNHQLTISNGSEKSKSLFSLGYFNNEGTQIHTFFRQYSVRANTEYSLIKNRLKVGENLAVSYLQYRDQSETWWAMINPPASPVYDENGGWAGAPGFDDFTNPVRLLKMNKDNINNYVKIIGNIFLDLNIWKGISARTQFGLDYGNAYNRAVDGVWSETGGRNSDGENYVGSYQSHPLSYVWTNTLSYTLSTGKHNLDVVLGTEATRFVQEGFSARREGIYLEDRDFAHIGVTTGEKYNLGSSADEYTYFSLFGKANYVYNGKYLLSATVRRDGSSLFGENNRYATFPAFSAGWRIKDEAFMEDFDFLSDLKLRASWGANGSVQGLPRGYTTTPFTTDYFGTSYPIQGNESGPLYSGYSRTWLGNPDLKWETTTQTDLAVDFGFFDQRLTGSLGYYFKKTKDVLVQTPYIAVMGEGGEPWINGASMNNRGLEFEVSFRSDPSAEFQYTISANVGTYKTKLTELPENVINKYPGDGVRDFVIGRSPNVFYGLVADGIFKTQEEVDNHAEQPGKAVGRIRYKDLDGDGRVDELTDRTYIGTADPDFFGGITFDFRYRNFDLNMFFQGVFGNQVSNDWKRQSDFWHISGSVPVGKNHPTRLLDAWSFDNPDSDIPAMTNVMTNNEQRMSTYYIEDGSYLKLRNIELGYTFPAKVTNKMMMKNLRVYASARNVFTLKKFWGGDQFTSFDPEMSGYGYLTPFTMTFGLNVTF; the protein is encoded by the coding sequence AAATACCTTCTGATAAAGCGGTATTGGTTTTTTCATATATTGGTCAAAAAACAGAAGAATATTCGGTTAAAGGCTTGAGTCTTTTGAATGTTGTCATGAAGAGTGATGCTACAATGTTGTCAGAAGTTGTGGTATACACCGGTTATATGACACAGAAGAAAGCTGATTTGACAGGTTCCGTTGCAATGGCAAGTGCGAGTGATTTAAAGAAGAATGCTTCTGCCAATGCCATGAAGTCATTGCAAGGAAAGATGGCCGGTGTGCATATTACTACAAACGGTGGTAATCCTGCTGAAGGAGCTACGGTGCAGATTCGTGGATTGTCTTCTCTTTCGGGAGGAGTTAAGCCTTTAATAGTTTTGGACGGTATGCCTACTGAGAATTTGAATCTTCGTGATATAAATGCTGGTGATATTGAATCTATTCAAGTGTTGAAAGATGCTGCGTCTGCCTCTATTTATGGTGCAAGGGCTTCCGGTGGTGTTATTTTGATCCAGACGAAAAAAGGTCAGGCAGGTAAGACAAGCATTGAGTATAACGGTAGTGTTTCCATAAATACAGTATTGAACAAACCTGCTTTAATGAATGCCGAGCAATATGGTAGAGCGGCATTCCAAGCTCAAGCTTATGATGAAAGAGTATATGGTACTTCTATTTCCTTGCCTTCGGCTTATGATTATACATGGCATCGAGGTGATAATGGAATGGCCGTGCTGGACGGGGTTAAAGTAGCGGAATTCCTTAATGCAGACCAAACTGTAAGAGGGAGTGATACAGATTGGATGGGAGAAGTTTTTCAGACCGCTGTTTCCCATAATCATCAGTTGACTATTTCCAATGGTTCTGAGAAATCCAAAAGTTTGTTTTCATTGGGTTATTTCAACAATGAAGGTACACAGATACATACATTCTTCAGACAATATTCGGTACGTGCCAATACAGAATATAGTTTGATAAAAAATCGTTTGAAAGTTGGCGAAAATCTAGCTGTGTCTTATTTGCAGTATAGAGACCAAAGTGAAACATGGTGGGCAATGATTAATCCTCCCGCTTCTCCTGTATATGATGAAAATGGAGGATGGGCTGGTGCTCCGGGTTTTGATGATTTTACCAATCCCGTTCGATTATTGAAAATGAATAAGGATAACATCAATAATTATGTGAAGATTATCGGCAATATTTTCCTTGATTTGAATATTTGGAAAGGTATTTCGGCAAGAACCCAGTTTGGCCTTGATTATGGCAATGCTTATAATCGTGCTGTTGATGGCGTTTGGTCGGAAACAGGAGGAAGAAACAGTGATGGAGAAAATTATGTGGGCAGTTATCAATCACATCCGTTGAGCTATGTATGGACTAACACTTTGTCATATACATTGAGTACCGGTAAACACAATTTGGATGTTGTATTGGGTACTGAAGCAACCAGATTCGTTCAAGAAGGGTTTTCTGCAAGAAGGGAAGGCATTTATCTGGAAGATAGAGATTTTGCACATATTGGTGTAACTACCGGAGAGAAATATAACTTAGGTAGTTCGGCAGATGAGTATACTTATTTCTCTTTGTTCGGCAAGGCCAATTATGTTTATAACGGAAAGTACTTGTTGTCCGCTACTGTTCGCCGTGACGGTTCTTCTTTATTCGGTGAAAATAACCGCTATGCTACTTTTCCCGCTTTCTCCGCCGGTTGGAGAATCAAGGATGAAGCTTTTATGGAAGATTTTGACTTCTTGTCCGACCTTAAGTTGCGTGCCAGCTGGGGAGCGAACGGAAGTGTGCAAGGCCTTCCGAGAGGGTATACTACCACTCCGTTTACGACAGATTATTTTGGAACATCTTATCCCATTCAGGGTAATGAGAGCGGTCCCTTGTATTCCGGTTATAGCAGGACCTGGCTTGGTAATCCTGACTTGAAGTGGGAAACTACTACGCAGACGGATTTGGCTGTTGACTTCGGATTTTTCGACCAACGTCTTACGGGCTCTTTAGGCTACTATTTCAAGAAAACAAAGGATGTTCTTGTGCAGACTCCTTATATCGCCGTAATGGGAGAGGGGGGAGAACCTTGGATCAATGGTGCAAGTATGAACAATCGAGGTCTTGAATTTGAAGTTAGCTTTAGAAGTGACCCAAGCGCCGAATTCCAATATACTATTTCTGCAAATGTAGGTACTTACAAGACAAAATTGACGGAACTTCCTGAAAACGTGATTAATAAATATCCGGGAGATGGCGTTCGTGATTTCGTGATCGGTAGGTCTCCCAATGTGTTTTATGGTCTTGTGGCTGATGGAATTTTCAAGACACAAGAAGAAGTGGATAACCATGCCGAACAACCCGGAAAAGCTGTTGGCCGAATTCGTTATAAGGATTTGGATGGTGATGGTCGCGTGGATGAATTGACCGACAGGACATATATCGGTACAGCCGATCCGGATTTCTTTGGAGGAATCACTTTCGATTTCAGGTATCGTAATTTTGATTTGAATATGTTCTTCCAAGGTGTATTCGGCAATCAGGTAAGTAATGATTGGAAACGTCAGAGTGATTTCTGGCATATATCAGGTTCCGTTCCTGTCGGAAAAAATCATCCGACCAGATTATTGGATGCCTGGTCGTTCGACAATCCAGATTCGGATATTCCGGCTATGACAAATGTGATGACCAATAATGAACAGAGAATGTCTACTTATTATATAGAAGACGGTTCTTACTTGAAGTTGAGAAATATAGAATTGGGTTATACTTTTCCTGCTAAAGTCACCAATAAGATGATGATGAAGAATCTGAGAGTATACGCTTCTGCAAGAAACGTCTTTACCTTGAAGAAATTCTGGGGAGGTGACCAATTTACAAGTTTTGATCCGGAAATGTCCGGCTATGGATATTTGACCCCGTTTACAATGACTTTCGGGCTTAATGTTACATTTTAA
- a CDS encoding DUF4185 domain-containing protein: MKNILFMVLSFSIFLLFSCSDKEENEPFIPVDEIISAKTFLIPNKDTKVVSTILNFKNIDAIDYLMVRKSGGNSYSVKIDRNELTADYVFNYVVQKTDPQNFRLILVAVYKDGNKSNDLSLNVDNRWGFFIRSVSRTARVTGSSMDGENFPNPNNTATKWNVGGTDLGIIWEMQPGKYGIFFGDTFGYDFKPNLANPGPNGGSWRSNVLAFSEDNDLEDGLSFSNMATDDKGYAREIVYGGKDSSGNGDWTSIPTAAIRANGIDYVHYFNMRNWTGWITNYSGIYKSADNGLTWAKCKDITFSSYSFFGQVGYFKKDGYVYMIGTQTGRDSNAKLARFHETDIENKTAYEYWNASTNQWIKGNENEATVLIEDKVGELSFIYNETHKKWIIAYFNADRYNITMRTAEDITGPWSEPYELANGREYAQLYGSYIHPLSVTGDNLYFTMSMWMPYNVFLMKAELADMGEF, from the coding sequence ATGAAAAATATTCTATTTATGGTTCTTTCTTTCTCTATATTCTTGTTGTTTTCTTGTTCGGATAAAGAGGAAAATGAGCCTTTTATACCAGTTGATGAGATTATCTCTGCGAAAACTTTTCTGATTCCAAATAAAGACACGAAGGTTGTTTCAACGATTCTGAATTTTAAGAATATAGATGCCATAGATTATCTGATGGTTCGAAAAAGTGGAGGAAATAGTTATTCAGTCAAAATAGATAGAAATGAGTTAACTGCAGATTATGTATTTAATTATGTGGTTCAGAAGACGGATCCCCAGAATTTTAGATTGATATTGGTAGCAGTTTATAAAGATGGAAACAAATCGAATGACCTTTCTTTGAATGTGGATAACCGTTGGGGATTCTTTATCCGAAGCGTCAGTCGTACTGCTCGTGTAACTGGTAGTTCTATGGACGGAGAAAACTTCCCAAACCCTAATAATACTGCGACAAAATGGAATGTAGGAGGAACAGATCTTGGCATTATTTGGGAGATGCAGCCCGGAAAATATGGAATTTTCTTTGGTGATACTTTTGGGTATGACTTTAAGCCTAATCTGGCTAATCCTGGACCTAACGGAGGGAGTTGGCGTAGTAATGTGCTGGCTTTCTCGGAGGATAATGATTTAGAAGATGGATTGTCATTCAGCAATATGGCTACTGATGATAAAGGGTATGCCCGCGAGATAGTATATGGGGGAAAAGATTCGTCAGGTAATGGTGATTGGACTTCTATCCCAACAGCTGCTATTCGTGCTAATGGAATAGATTATGTGCATTATTTTAATATGAGAAATTGGACGGGATGGATTACAAATTATTCGGGAATATATAAGTCGGCTGATAATGGTTTGACATGGGCTAAATGTAAAGATATAACCTTCTCATCTTATAGTTTTTTTGGTCAGGTAGGGTACTTTAAGAAAGATGGATATGTTTATATGATAGGTACTCAAACGGGGAGGGATAGCAATGCTAAATTAGCACGATTTCATGAAACAGATATTGAGAATAAGACAGCTTATGAATATTGGAATGCTTCTACTAATCAATGGATAAAAGGCAATGAAAATGAGGCAACAGTATTAATAGAAGATAAGGTTGGTGAACTTTCTTTTATATATAACGAGACACATAAGAAATGGATAATTGCTTATTTCAATGCAGATAGATATAATATAACTATGCGTACGGCAGAAGACATAACTGGCCCATGGAGTGAACCCTATGAGCTTGCTAATGGTAGAGAGTATGCCCAATTGTATGGTTCTTACATTCATCCGTTGTCGGTAACTGGTGATAATTTATATTTTACGATGTCAATGTGGATGCCTTATAATGTTTTTTTAATGAAGGCTGAATTGGCTGATATGGGAGAGTTTTAA
- a CDS encoding RagB/SusD family nutrient uptake outer membrane protein, with the protein MKKFISSLLILTAAFGMTGCEDFLQVNPKQVLDENLLVKPSDMEGFVTAAYARMTDIPSWDSPFSPWWSGSLRSDDSYKGGGGVWDGGDGWGYMETFVNLTPNGWPIDFPWYVSYQVIQRCNTAIQKMQPISEDDFPVKNSRMGEMLFLRGFTHFRLKEFFKYMPYMDETITGTSADFEAVPNRDKNYPNDQYLWERILKDFKDAESYLPEVQIDKGRITKNAATAMVARTLMFMAYEQDERHQVINVNKERLNEALIYLNKLTEQEGKALDLCSNFGENFMIESDNNTKESIWEIQYSINDNSSTGGKINRSEGLNHPWNWGGFQCCGFHHASYTMGNAFKTGENGLPLFDTYNDDCYGDYIKKADGSDDITLVDAGNKAFFDRYTFDPRFSHTICAPGQPWKYDPYLIFEARGIRNGVEYGYLKSVKELPHPNCDCLLYDGWQFNSMNKRLIRYDEVILWKAEVLIQLDRQDEALPLINKIRQRAANSLENLKTADGSYILNYKCELYKPGVNCTWTKEFAWKAMEWENRLELACEGRRFFDLQRWGTLEKTMNAYFAVERNRFDWMNIARFTAGRDEFFPISQAQMKWAKGNYTQNPGY; encoded by the coding sequence ATGAAAAAGTTTATATCATCATTATTAATCTTAACCGCAGCATTCGGTATGACCGGATGTGAGGACTTCCTACAAGTAAATCCGAAGCAGGTTTTGGATGAGAACCTGCTTGTCAAGCCAAGTGATATGGAAGGTTTTGTAACAGCTGCTTATGCAAGAATGACAGATATTCCGTCTTGGGATTCACCATTCTCACCTTGGTGGTCGGGTTCTCTTCGTTCTGACGACTCTTATAAAGGCGGTGGCGGTGTCTGGGACGGCGGCGACGGATGGGGATATATGGAAACCTTTGTGAATTTGACTCCTAACGGCTGGCCTATTGATTTCCCTTGGTATGTTTCTTATCAGGTTATCCAGAGATGCAATACTGCAATCCAAAAAATGCAGCCCATTTCCGAAGACGATTTTCCAGTGAAGAATAGTCGAATGGGTGAAATGCTGTTTCTTCGCGGATTTACTCATTTCAGACTGAAGGAGTTTTTCAAATATATGCCTTACATGGATGAAACCATAACGGGTACTTCTGCCGATTTTGAAGCTGTACCGAATAGGGACAAGAACTATCCGAATGACCAGTATTTGTGGGAGAGAATCCTCAAGGATTTCAAGGATGCAGAGTCATACCTTCCGGAAGTACAGATAGATAAAGGAAGAATCACTAAGAATGCGGCAACGGCAATGGTTGCAAGGACATTGATGTTTATGGCTTATGAGCAAGATGAGAGACATCAGGTGATTAATGTAAACAAAGAACGGCTGAATGAAGCTTTGATTTATCTGAACAAGTTGACGGAACAAGAAGGTAAAGCTTTGGACTTATGTAGCAATTTTGGTGAGAATTTCATGATTGAGTCTGATAACAATACGAAAGAATCCATTTGGGAGATTCAGTATTCTATCAATGATAATAGTTCTACTGGGGGTAAAATCAATAGAAGTGAAGGACTGAATCATCCGTGGAATTGGGGAGGTTTTCAGTGTTGTGGTTTCCATCATGCAAGCTATACAATGGGTAATGCTTTCAAGACTGGTGAAAATGGATTACCGTTGTTTGATACCTATAATGATGATTGCTATGGTGATTACATAAAGAAAGCCGATGGTTCGGATGATATTACACTTGTAGATGCCGGTAATAAGGCTTTCTTCGACCGCTACACTTTCGACCCTCGTTTCAGTCATACGATATGTGCACCCGGACAGCCTTGGAAGTATGACCCTTATTTGATTTTTGAGGCTCGTGGTATTCGTAATGGTGTTGAGTATGGTTATTTGAAATCTGTGAAGGAATTACCGCATCCTAATTGTGACTGTTTGCTGTACGATGGTTGGCAGTTTAACTCTATGAACAAGAGATTAATCAGATATGATGAAGTGATACTATGGAAAGCAGAAGTCCTAATTCAATTGGACAGACAAGATGAAGCTTTGCCTTTGATTAATAAAATTCGTCAGCGTGCCGCCAATAGTCTTGAGAATCTGAAAACTGCGGATGGAAGCTATATTCTGAACTACAAATGTGAGTTGTATAAACCTGGTGTGAATTGTACATGGACCAAAGAATTTGCATGGAAGGCCATGGAATGGGAAAACCGTCTTGAACTAGCTTGTGAAGGACGCCGTTTCTTCGACTTGCAGCGTTGGGGAACTCTGGAGAAAACGATGAATGCTTATTTTGCAGTGGAAAGAAATAGATTTGACTGGATGAATATAGCACGCTTTACTGCTGGTAGAGATGAATTCTTCCCCATATCACAGGCTCAGATGAAGTGGGCAAAAGGTAATTATACACAAAATCCGGGATATTAA
- a CDS encoding DUF4945 domain-containing protein, with product MKNIVRICMVIFTCLLFTGCYDRDVVGSKGTHYILPKVENLDYSVQGNTVKLTWQIPDNIPDEFLRPLEVSIQKVENDIYRDVITIGNEGTFAEGIAIDANKRYRFVVKLVGNLTDEVVETGISSRIYSEGQVIDIQ from the coding sequence ATGAAAAATATAGTAAGAATATGCATGGTAATATTTACTTGTTTATTGTTTACTGGTTGTTACGACAGAGATGTTGTAGGCAGTAAAGGAACACATTATATTTTGCCTAAAGTGGAAAACCTTGATTATTCAGTACAAGGGAATACAGTGAAGTTGACATGGCAAATTCCAGATAATATACCTGATGAGTTTTTGAGGCCTCTTGAAGTAAGTATTCAGAAAGTGGAGAATGACATCTATAGAGATGTGATAACCATTGGTAATGAAGGGACATTTGCCGAAGGCATTGCAATCGATGCGAATAAAAGGTACAGATTCGTTGTAAAATTGGTAGGAAACTTGACAGACGAAGTTGTAGAAACCGGAATATCCAGCAGAATATACTCCGAAGGTCAGGTAATTGACATTCAATAA